GCTTCATTGGTGAACGGAATTTTAAGCAATTCTTAAGTGGTTATTTGCCTGCACAAAAGGGGAATATGGAAACATACGACGGCAAAGTTGTCGGACATCATGATGGTTTAATGTACTATACAATTGGACAGAGGCATGGATTGGGGATTGGAGGCAATGGTGATCCTTGGTTTGTAATAGGAAAGGATATAGAAAGGAATGTATTAGTTGTTGGACAGGGTTTCCACAACGAAATGCTATATTCGGATAGCCTAATTGCAGATGATGTAAGCTGGATTTCAAAGGGTATTATAACAGAAACATTTGAATGTACGGCAAAATTCCGCTATCGCCAACAGGACAATAAAGTAACGGTAGAAGTGTTGGGTGATTCCAATGTTAAAGTCACTTTCCACGAACCCATTCGTGCCATAACGCCTGGACAAGCAGTTGTTTTTTATCAAGGAGAAGAATGCCTCGGTGGAGGAATTATTAACGAAGTGTATCGGGACGACAAACAATTAACCTATGTAGGATAACGGAGAAGCTGAAACAAAAAGCTGTCTCCAGTTTCGACCAAAAACCGTTATTTGATATAGAAAATGTTTTGGGTGATTAATTTAAGGTTTAAGGAATTAATGACATTACTCAGATGATTGAAGAGAATTTATTTTGATTTTTTCTTCTTATAGATTATTTCAAACTATTAAATGGTGCTCAGGAGTGGGTGCCATTTTTCATATTTAAAAAATTTTTTCTTGATCAACAATCGGGCGCCCTTTAATTGAGTAACGCTTATAAAAAGTACGGTGACAGAATAATACAATTTCAATTAGCAACATATGTAATTAGATTATTGATTTAGAGATTGTTTTATAAAGAGTACTTTAAACTTGTAATAATGAAGGGTTTAACAAAACGATATACGAAAATTTAAATAATCATAGAATTAGGCTGAGTTTTCTTGTGAAAGAACTCAGCCTATTTTCAATTTTTAATTTTGCCCTCAATACGAATTTAATCCATTGCTATCGTTTCTAGTCCATTACCTCAGACAAGAGAAAAGTATATAAACGGTAAAATTGTTATTGATTTTGTATTTGTATCTATTGATTTAATCGTACATCTCCATTCAAATAATAATCCGTTGTCCAAAGGTGACCGCCACTACTATCAATACTAAATCTATTTCATAAATCTAATTGTAGTTTGTTAATATTTGGTGCTACTTGAGGTTATTCGTCTAGAATATGATCTTCTAAAAATGGTTTGTATGAATTACAGTCGATAAATAATTGACCTCATAGGAACTAATCAAAACTGTAATATCTTTCTCTGTAACTGACTCATTTGTTTCCATATTTACAAATGCCTTTAATTCCTAACTTTTCCAATTGGGACCTTTTTCCCCTTCCCTGAGATGTATAAAGTTTATTCCTTTTAATGACGTTCACAAAATTTACTTTTTTATACTAAAAAAATGATTGAAACTTTTTATATATATGGTATTTTTATAAGTGTTCTCATATGATGAGATTATATCTCATATTATGAGATATAATTAAAAAAGGAGGCAATGACAACTTAATTGTTTGAAATCATTAAAATTAATATTGGAGGGCGAAAAAATGAGAAAAGAAAAAGATTCTCTTGGTGAATTGTTAATAGAGGATGAGAAATATTACGGAATTCAAACAGAGAGAGCATGTGCGAATTTTCCTGTATCTAGAATTTATGTAGGATTGTACCCAAAAATAATTAAAGCAGTTGCCCTTTTAAAGAAAGCTGCAGCAATGGCGAACTCCAAAATTGGAATGTTAGATCCTAAGATTTCAAAAGTAATTTGCCTTGCAGCTGATGAAATTGTTGATGGAAAGATGTCAGATCAATTTCCATTGGATATTTATCATGGCGGGGGAGGAACCTCTTTAAACATGAATGTTAACGAAGTCATAGCAAATAGAGCTAATGAGTTGTTAACAGGAAAAAAAGGGTATGAAAAAGTTCATCCTAATACTCATGTAAACATGGCTCAATCAACAAATGATGTTATTCCTAGTGCAATTCATATTGCATGTTACTCCTATATTGAAGAGTTAATACCTGTTCTGGAACAATTAGAAAAAGAATTAGAAAATAAAATGATAGAGTTTGAAAATATCGTGAAAATTGGTAGAACATGTTTACAAGATGCTGTTCCCCTTACATTGGGTCAGCAATTTAGCGGTTATAAATACTTTATTTCTCGAAATATTGCAGAGGTAAAAGAAGTACAAAAGCAGTGTTTACCACTTCCATTAGGTGCAACAGCTGTTGGAACAGGCCTTGGGGCATATCCAGGTTATTTAGAAAATGTATATGAGATTTTACCGACAGTTCTTGCTGTTCCTTTTTATAAAAGTGAAAATTTCTTTGATAGCCTCCAAAATGGGGATTTCTATCTAAAAGTATCATCTGTCTTGAGGGGGCTTGCTACAGGTTTATCAAAGATGGCCAGTGATTTTAGATTGCTATCTTCGGGTCCACGTGCTGGTTTATCTGAGATTACACTTCCATCTGTACAGCCTGGTTCATCAATTATGCCTGGAAAGGTGAATCCAGTTATACCTGAAATGGTTATGCAAGTATGTTTCCAAGTTTACGGAAATGACACTGCTATCATGATGGCAGCTGACCGAGGTGAATTGGACCTAAATGTTTGGGAACCACTTATCATACAAAATCTTTTTAATTCATTTGAGTTGTTAAATAATTGCATTACATTATTTATTGACAAATGCATAATTGGTATTGGTGCAAATATCGAGATTTGCGAGAATAATGCTCATTCTTCATTAGCACTATCAACTGTTATAGCAGCTTTATTTGGATATGAAGAAGCTAGTAAAGTGGCAAAAGAAGCACATTTGAAAAATTGCACAATTAAAGAAATTGTTATAGAGAAGGGTATTCTCTCTGAAGGAGAAGCTGATTTATTGCTTAATCCGTTACAATTATCTAATCCTGAAAAAAGCGGGGAAATATTTGCTAGCTTTAAAAATATGCACGGACATGACAAGTAGAAACAAATTTTACTAGTTTATAGTTGAATTTTAAAAGTATAGATGTAGGCATCCGAGAATCAATTAAAAAAGAAAGTGTATGTAAGTTACTGATTAAAACAAAATATTCTCGTTTGGAGGAAAGGCATCATGTTTTGGATTCAGTTTCTTATTGTTATGGCCTGTATAATTATTGGTGCTCGTCTTGGTGGGGTTGGCTTAGGAGTTATGGGAGGGGTCGGTCTTGCAATTCTTATATTTGGGTTCGGTCTTCAGTCAACCTCAGCACCTATCGATGTAATGTTAATGATTTTGGCTGTTGTAACAGCTGCGGGGACGCTTCAGGCGGCAGGGGGAATGGAATATTTAGTTTTCTTGGCTGAAAAGGCACTTAGAAAACACCCTAAGTGGATCACATTTATTGCTCCATTAGTTACATACTTTTTTACTTTCTGTGCTGGAACAGGCCATGTTGCCTATTCAATCTTACCTGTCATTGCAGAGATTGCACGAGAGTCAGGTATTCGTCCTGAGCGGCCAATGTCCATTGCTGTAATTGCCTCACAACAAGCGATTACGGCTAGTCCCATATCTGCTGCGACAGTTGCTCTGTTAGGCTTATTGTCTGATTTTAATGTAACGTTGTTTCAAATCATGATAATCTGTGTTCCTAGTACTTTTATTGGTAGTTTTATTGCTGCTTTTGTTGTTAGTAAGATGGGGAAAGAACTAGATATGGATGAGGAATATTTAAAACGTCTTGAATCTGGTCTTGCTCCTATTAAAAAAGACAAAAAGAACCTTATACCAACACTAAGTGCAAAACTTTCAGTCAGTTTGTTCATTTTGGCAGCATTATCAATAGTAATTTTAGGTTCATTTGAAGGTCTGCGCCCTGGCTGGGAAATTGAAGGTGTATTTACACGAATGACCATGTCGATTGCCATTGAAATAGTAATGCTTTCAGCTGCAGCACTTATGATCATTTTATGTAAACCGAAAGTAGAAGAGATCGTTAATGGTAGTGTTTTTAAAGCAGGTTCAGCCGCAGTTGTAGCCATCTTTGGTATTGCTTGGATGGGAGATACATTCTTCCAGGGCAATATGACCTTGATTTCCGAATCGGTTTCAGATCTAGTAACAACTGCTCCGTGGTTGTTTGCGATCGCTTTATTTGGACTTTCAATTCTATTATTTAGCCAGGCAGCAACCATTCGTACTTTTATGCCTTTGGGAATTGGACTTGGGATTAACCCGGCCTTATTAATTGCAATGTTCCCAGCAGTCAATGGATATTTCTTTATCCCGAATTATCCAACTGTAGTTGCAGCTATCAACTTTGATTCAACTGGAACGACTAAAATTGGTAAATACATTCTAAACCATAGCTTTATGGTTCCAGGCTTGGTTGCTTGCGCAACATCGGTTGTAATCGGCATCCTACTCAGTATGGTAATCTTATAAATATAAAAAGCTATCTTTTTTAAGATAGCTTTTTTGTATGGTTCTCCCTTTTATTGTATTAGCTCATAATAATGAACTTATTTCTTTAGAGTACAATTTAAGTAATTCCGAAAATTGAACAATTCTTTGTTCGTTAAGTCGTATTTCAGGTGTTGCAATGCCCAACGACCCCTCGATCCCTTTTGGTCCAAAAATTGGTACGGCAATACCAGCAGTTCCTAATGTAGTTTCACCGTAACTTACAGCATAACCACGCATGCGAATTAACTTTAAATCATTCAATAAAGCATCTTCATTATTAATTGTCCGTGATGTGCGTATTTCAAATTTGCAATGTTTAATATAGTTTTCTTGTTCGTCAAGGTTCATAAATGCAAGAATTACTCTCCTTGTAGCCGCAATGTGAAGTGGTAACCTAATACCAATTGGTTCAAACACACGCAGTTGTTGATCGCTGTCGACTGAATCTACGAGTAAAGCTTCGTTAGAGTTAACTAAAATATTGAGATAGACAGATTCCCCTGTCTCCTTTAATATTTTCTCCATGAACGGTCTAGCTATATCACGTATTGAGAATAAAGATTGTGCTTGAAAACCTAGTTCGATTAAGGTTGGTCCTAGGAAAAACTTTTTGCTCTCCAAATTTTGACCAACAAAACCGTATCTCTGCATATCTTGTAAAATCCGGTGGGTTGTCGCTGTATTATAACCTGCAATACGGGATAGTTCCCCAGCACCCCATTCCTTTCTTCCATCTCGTGGTTTTAATAAGCTAAGTAATGTAAAAGCTTTATTTAGTAATTCAGACATATATGTTTAATCCTTTCTATTTTCAGTAATTAATATTGCTACTATAATCTACTTTTAAAAGTAATATTTTTGAAAACAATTTCTAGATTTTTGTTCGTTTTTCTGGAATGGAAGAGTTTTCGAAAAGTTGTAGGTGAAATTAATATCGTTTTCTTGGTATACTTGGTTAATTTCTCACTTTTTATTTGGATGTTTGCGACAAGGTGTTGGGTTTAAGACTAGACTACTTTGAGAATTATATTGCCCCCGTAATTATCTTATAGAAGAGAGAATCAATTATCAACGAGAAATGATTTAAAAAGAAAATGAAGATAGCATTAGAGGAAATTAATATTAATAGATCTCTTTTATATTTATAAATGGCACTCAGGAATAGGTGTCATTTTTCGTATTTATTAATTTTTTTCTTATTCAACTATCGGACCAGATTGTTGAGGAAATTTTCACGTGTTCGTGTTGAATAATGATTAAGATTGCGAATGATTACATTTAAACGAAACATTTTAATTGAACAATAAGTTCCGCATATTATCCATCCTCTATACTAGGGATCCTGGCTGCATAGATTAATAACAGGTTTTTTAACTGAAATACAAGTTTCAGGTCTAAGAACTAAACGTAAAAAAATCCCTAATCATAGTCAAGAAGAATACAAGACAATACTTAGAAATTTCATATTAAAAAACACATAATCATCCATTTGTGTTTTTTAGTTGCCGCAGGCTTTATAGGTAAGGATTGTTATTTGAATAATATAAGGTGTTGTGGGTAACGATAAGTTCGATTGTAAAAAGGAGGGAAAATAAGTGAGAGATCATTTAATACTAACAGCTTCAGAGATTGGGACCTTATGGGGACAATATATTAATGGAACAATGATGGATATCGTAAATCGATACATGGTTTCAATTATTGATGACCAAGGTATAAAAAACATATTTGAAGATGCTGTTCGTACCTTCTATAAACAAAAAGAACAGGTGGCTTTTTTTATCCAAAAAGAGGGGTTTCCAGTTCCAGTTGGTTTTACTGAAGAGGATTTACGAAAAGCACCCAGGCTGTTCTCAGATCTTTTTTGTTTGAATTACTTACATATTATGACTTTACATGGATTAATTGGGCACAATATATCGTTAAGTGTGAGTGTTAATAAAAATTTACGAGAGTTTTATGACTCTTGCGATAATGAAGGAAAACGCATGTTTAAATTAACAACAGATATGTTATTAGAGAAAGGAAGTTTACAACATGAACCTTATTTTTATCCAACAGAAGAAACTGAATTTGTTTCTGAATCAGGCTTTATCAGTTCATTTTTAGATCCAGATAGACCAATTTCTGCAACGGAAGTAATAAACCTCTCCTTCAACTTAAAAAAAAGCATGTTGGGGAAAACGTTGGCAATCGGGTTTAGTCAAGTCGCAAAAGAGCAGGAGGTTATTACTTTCCTTTTGAAAGCTATTAAAAAGTCAGAAAACCATACCAGTGGCTTAGCCGAAATCTTGAAAAAAGAAAATCTCCCTTTACCACAATCATTCGATTCCGAAGTGACAACATCAACAGAGTCACCATTTTCAGATAAACTCATTATGTATCATATTGGCTTTTTGATTCAAACTGCACAAGCCTACCACGGTATTGGTTTATCAGGTGCAATGAGAT
The DNA window shown above is from Bacillus sp. T3 and carries:
- a CDS encoding IclR family transcriptional regulator, whose amino-acid sequence is MSELLNKAFTLLSLLKPRDGRKEWGAGELSRIAGYNTATTHRILQDMQRYGFVGQNLESKKFFLGPTLIELGFQAQSLFSIRDIARPFMEKILKETGESVYLNILVNSNEALLVDSVDSDQQLRVFEPIGIRLPLHIAATRRVILAFMNLDEQENYIKHCKFEIRTSRTINNEDALLNDLKLIRMRGYAVSYGETTLGTAGIAVPIFGPKGIEGSLGIATPEIRLNEQRIVQFSELLKLYSKEISSLL
- a CDS encoding anaerobic C4-dicarboxylate transporter — translated: MFWIQFLIVMACIIIGARLGGVGLGVMGGVGLAILIFGFGLQSTSAPIDVMLMILAVVTAAGTLQAAGGMEYLVFLAEKALRKHPKWITFIAPLVTYFFTFCAGTGHVAYSILPVIAEIARESGIRPERPMSIAVIASQQAITASPISAATVALLGLLSDFNVTLFQIMIICVPSTFIGSFIAAFVVSKMGKELDMDEEYLKRLESGLAPIKKDKKNLIPTLSAKLSVSLFILAALSIVILGSFEGLRPGWEIEGVFTRMTMSIAIEIVMLSAAALMIILCKPKVEEIVNGSVFKAGSAAVVAIFGIAWMGDTFFQGNMTLISESVSDLVTTAPWLFAIALFGLSILLFSQAATIRTFMPLGIGLGINPALLIAMFPAVNGYFFIPNYPTVVAAINFDSTGTTKIGKYILNHSFMVPGLVACATSVVIGILLSMVIL
- a CDS encoding DUF3231 family protein, whose product is MRDHLILTASEIGTLWGQYINGTMMDIVNRYMVSIIDDQGIKNIFEDAVRTFYKQKEQVAFFIQKEGFPVPVGFTEEDLRKAPRLFSDLFCLNYLHIMTLHGLIGHNISLSVSVNKNLREFYDSCDNEGKRMFKLTTDMLLEKGSLQHEPYFYPTEETEFVSESGFISSFLDPDRPISATEVINLSFNLKKSMLGKTLAIGFSQVAKEQEVITFLLKAIKKSENHTSGLAEILKKENLPLPQSFDSEVTTSTESPFSDKLIMYHIGFLIQTAQAYHGIGLSGAMRSDLAIAYEKTILENLAATRKWFAIMVKHKWLEQPPLAANRKRIAVEKK
- a CDS encoding aspartate ammonia-lyase, with translation MRKEKDSLGELLIEDEKYYGIQTERACANFPVSRIYVGLYPKIIKAVALLKKAAAMANSKIGMLDPKISKVICLAADEIVDGKMSDQFPLDIYHGGGGTSLNMNVNEVIANRANELLTGKKGYEKVHPNTHVNMAQSTNDVIPSAIHIACYSYIEELIPVLEQLEKELENKMIEFENIVKIGRTCLQDAVPLTLGQQFSGYKYFISRNIAEVKEVQKQCLPLPLGATAVGTGLGAYPGYLENVYEILPTVLAVPFYKSENFFDSLQNGDFYLKVSSVLRGLATGLSKMASDFRLLSSGPRAGLSEITLPSVQPGSSIMPGKVNPVIPEMVMQVCFQVYGNDTAIMMAADRGELDLNVWEPLIIQNLFNSFELLNNCITLFIDKCIIGIGANIEICENNAHSSLALSTVIAALFGYEEASKVAKEAHLKNCTIKEIVIEKGILSEGEADLLLNPLQLSNPEKSGEIFASFKNMHGHDK